In Mus caroli chromosome 9, CAROLI_EIJ_v1.1, whole genome shotgun sequence, a single window of DNA contains:
- the LOC110301313 gene encoding olfactory receptor 8B3-like has product MASANVSLVTEFILVGLTNQSDLQIPLFFVFLIMYIVTALGNLCLIILIVLNSHLHTPMYFFLFNLSFIDLCYSTVFTPKMLMNFVLSKNAISYMGCLTQLYFFCFFVISECYVLTSMAYDRYVAICNPLLYTVAMSPKLCLNLMLGTYAMAFSGAMAHTGCMLRLTFCDANTINHYFCDILPVMQLSCTSTYVNELVVFIVVGINIIVPSITIFISYGFILSSIFHIKSNEGRSKAFSTCSSHIIAVCLFFGSGAFMYLKPSSSSSMDQGKTSSVFYTNVVPMMNPLIYSLRNKDVKIALRKTLSRWKF; this is encoded by the coding sequence atggcctctgCAAATGTGTCTTTGGTGACTGAATTCATTCTGGTAGGTTTAACAAACCAGTCTGATCTCCAAATAcctctgttctttgtgtttctaatAATGTATATTGTTACTGCATTAGGAAATTTGTGTTTGATAATTCTTATTGTACTAAATTCACACCTTCACACCCCTATGTACTTTTTCCTCTTTAACTTGTCCTTCATAGACCTCTGCTATTCTACTGTGTTCACTCCAAAAATGCTGATGAACTTTGTACTGAGCAAGAATGCAATTTCTTACATGGGATGTTTAACCCAGCtatatttcttctgcttttttgtCATTTCTGAGTGTTATGTGTTGACTTCAATGGCttatgatcgctatgtggccatctgtaatCCACTCTTGTACACTGTTGCCATGTCGCCTAAATTGTGTTTGAACCTTATGCTTGGTACATATGCAATGGCATTTTCTGGTGCCATGGCTCACACAGGATGTATGCTGAGACTGACCTTCTGTGATGCTAACACCATCAACCACTACTTCTGTGACATCCTCCCTGTGATGCAGCTCTCCTGCACCAGCACCTATGTCAATGAGCTCGTAGTTTTCATTGTTGTGGGAATCAACATCATTGTGCCAAGCATCACTATCTTCATCTCTTATGGCTTCATCCTCTCCAGCATTTTTCACATCAAGTCCAATGAAGGCAGGTCCAAGGCCTTCAGCACCTGCAGTTCCCATATAATTGCAGTTTGTCTCTTCTTTGGATCAGGTGCATTTATGTATCTCAAaccatcttcttcttcatctatGGATCAAGGGAAAACCTCTTCTGTATTTTATACGAATGTGGTTCCCATGATGAATCCCTTAATCTACAGTTTAAGGAACAAAGATGTCAAAATAGCCCTGAGAAAAACCCTGAGCAGATGGAAATTTTGA